One region of Dokdonia sp. 4H-3-7-5 genomic DNA includes:
- a CDS encoding class I SAM-dependent methyltransferase: MKEIYEPKFVERLFDNMSSSYTKMNYITSFGFSERWRRQCVEEIDIEEGKVVVDLMTGMGECWKHILKNSDSNSQLIGLDFSSGMINRAERRKLKFSDSNITLLKENVFDNSIESGSADCVISGFGLKTFNDEQLVQLANEIDRILKPSGKFSLIDVSVPKFRILKPFYMFYLKNIIPILGKVFLGSPETYKMLGIYTQEFGNSKNVYDIFKKANFEVEYIEYFFGCASGIKGVKK, from the coding sequence ATGAAAGAAATTTACGAGCCTAAATTTGTAGAAAGGCTATTTGATAACATGTCAAGTTCTTATACAAAAATGAATTACATCACATCATTTGGGTTCAGCGAAAGATGGAGAAGACAATGTGTGGAGGAAATTGACATTGAAGAAGGAAAGGTTGTAGTTGATCTTATGACTGGAATGGGAGAATGCTGGAAACATATTTTAAAAAACTCAGATAGTAACTCTCAACTAATTGGTCTTGACTTTTCATCTGGAATGATTAATCGCGCTGAACGAAGAAAACTTAAATTCAGCGATTCTAACATAACATTGCTAAAGGAAAATGTATTTGATAACTCTATAGAAAGTGGTTCTGCAGATTGCGTGATTTCTGGATTTGGATTAAAAACATTTAATGATGAGCAACTTGTACAACTTGCCAATGAAATTGACCGGATTCTAAAGCCAAGCGGAAAGTTCTCATTGATTGATGTTTCTGTACCGAAATTCAGAATTTTAAAGCCTTTTTATATGTTTTACCTAAAGAATATTATTCCGATTTTAGGGAAAGTATTTTTAGGAAGTCCTGAGACCTACAAGATGCTAGGTATTTACACTCAAGAATTCGGGAACTCTAAAAATGTATATGATATTTTTAAAAAAGCCAATTTTGAAGTTGAGTATATTGAATATTTTTTCGGGTGCGCCAGCGGAATTAAAGGTGTAAAAAAATAA
- a CDS encoding M23 family metallopeptidase encodes MKKLILFLSIICLAACNSLDNFPKEQYSPAKSSFKEAYENDTISFHLKNPLMCPISVRLVEDATYPDLATLFGHVTLSKSQDTIIKIHYPDVQSTVKPKYSIEYGDLQREVNKSSIGLPFPKGKQYKIIQGFNNSFSHNKITSKYAIDFDLSIGDTIVSVDDGYVVGLIEKYKDHGTSQQWRDNDRSNFLTVYHPDSGLYSQYVHLNYEGAIVELGDYVEKGQPIAISGMTGFTTVEHLHFNVRIPSATNGLISTEYTFDNAVDASTLKKGDVVRNYNE; translated from the coding sequence ATGAAAAAACTTATCCTTTTCCTGTCCATAATTTGCCTTGCAGCTTGCAATAGCCTAGACAATTTCCCTAAAGAGCAGTACTCTCCAGCTAAATCAAGCTTTAAAGAAGCGTATGAAAACGACACTATATCCTTTCATTTAAAGAACCCTCTTATGTGTCCCATAAGCGTCAGACTTGTTGAAGATGCTACGTATCCTGACCTAGCAACTCTTTTCGGGCACGTAACCTTAAGCAAATCACAAGACACTATTATTAAGATTCATTATCCAGATGTACAATCTACTGTAAAACCAAAATACAGCATTGAATACGGGGATTTGCAGCGTGAAGTCAACAAAAGCAGCATAGGATTACCATTTCCAAAGGGCAAACAATACAAAATCATACAAGGCTTTAACAACAGCTTTTCTCATAATAAAATCACGAGTAAGTATGCTATTGATTTCGATCTAAGCATAGGGGATACCATCGTCAGTGTAGATGATGGATATGTGGTAGGATTGATTGAGAAATACAAAGATCATGGTACAAGCCAGCAATGGAGAGATAATGATAGAAGTAATTTCCTAACCGTTTACCATCCTGACAGCGGTTTGTACTCTCAATATGTACACTTAAACTATGAAGGAGCCATCGTTGAGCTTGGTGATTATGTGGAGAAAGGGCAACCCATAGCGATTAGCGGAATGACGGGTTTTACCACCGTTGAGCATTTACATTTTAACGTTAGAATTCCATCTGCAACTAATGGCCTCATATCTACCGAGTATACATTTGACAATGCCGTAGATGCAAGTACATTAAAAAAAGGTGATGTAGTCAGAAATTACAATGAATAG
- a CDS encoding GNAT family N-acetyltransferase produces MTENIIIRNAHINDLEILKSFEQAVISYERPFAPNLKEDPITYYNIVDLINNEDATLLVAEVDNKIVGSGYALILDAKPYKNPAKYAYLGFMYVLPSYRGKGINGKIIDALITDVKKKNITEIQLDVYAENESALQAYRKKGFKPDLLKMRMDTSD; encoded by the coding sequence ATGACAGAAAATATCATCATACGTAATGCCCATATAAATGACCTTGAGATTTTAAAATCTTTTGAGCAGGCAGTGATCTCTTATGAGCGTCCCTTTGCTCCAAATTTAAAAGAAGATCCTATCACCTATTACAATATAGTAGATCTCATAAATAATGAAGACGCTACCCTACTAGTTGCCGAAGTAGATAATAAGATTGTAGGCTCGGGATATGCGCTCATACTAGATGCTAAACCCTACAAGAACCCTGCGAAATATGCGTACCTAGGTTTTATGTATGTATTGCCTAGCTACCGAGGAAAGGGAATAAATGGTAAAATCATTGATGCGCTAATTACCGATGTAAAGAAGAAAAATATTACAGAGATTCAACTTGATGTGTATGCCGAAAATGAAAGCGCACTGCAAGCTTATAGAAAGAAAGGATTTAAACCAGACTTGCTTAAAATGAGAATGGATACAAGCGATTAA
- a CDS encoding DUF1963 domain-containing protein — translation MNFLKKLFQSKENKPKAMSHFNKYREELNDLNLKTFSDLENLVKPLIRTATKLEVLPASRPLENSQMVSHFGGHPYFEKGESWPETNKGDHLAFIFQIFNTPALELPESIALVQFYYDWEEFPWETSSDGWLVKIYKKVNQDNVQFIATPSTLEMSKYCLINFSATKSLPDWEGIDLHSPAASKLSCVLDEDEPWDSYDQVVQKLIGEQDYLSQLGGYPNWVQGEETPNDGDGNPMKLLFQIDSEDNAELMWGDVGLIYVFYDESSGKIEFTLQCH, via the coding sequence ATGAACTTTCTTAAAAAACTATTTCAAAGCAAAGAAAACAAACCTAAGGCTATGTCACATTTTAATAAATATCGTGAGGAGCTAAATGATCTTAACTTAAAAACATTTTCTGATTTAGAAAATTTAGTAAAACCTTTAATTAGAACGGCTACTAAGCTAGAGGTATTACCAGCTTCTAGGCCTCTAGAAAACTCTCAAATGGTTTCACATTTTGGGGGACACCCATATTTTGAAAAGGGAGAATCATGGCCAGAAACTAACAAAGGAGATCATCTAGCCTTTATCTTCCAAATTTTCAACACTCCAGCATTGGAACTTCCAGAAAGTATAGCATTAGTTCAATTCTATTACGATTGGGAAGAATTTCCTTGGGAAACATCAAGTGACGGCTGGCTTGTGAAAATTTATAAGAAAGTGAACCAAGATAATGTTCAATTTATTGCGACACCCAGCACGCTAGAAATGTCTAAGTATTGCTTGATAAATTTTAGCGCTACAAAATCTCTCCCTGACTGGGAAGGAATAGATCTACACAGTCCAGCGGCTTCTAAACTATCTTGTGTTCTTGACGAAGATGAACCTTGGGATAGTTATGATCAAGTTGTTCAAAAGCTGATAGGAGAACAAGATTATTTGAGTCAGCTGGGAGGTTATCCTAATTGGGTACAAGGTGAAGAAACACCTAATGACGGCGATGGAAATCCAATGAAGCTTCTATTTCAAATAGACTCCGAAGATAATGCCGAATTGATGTGGGGAGATGTAGGACTGATTTATGTTTTTTATGATGAATCTTCTGGAAAGATAGAGTTTACCTTACAGTGTCACTAG